A window from Hemicordylus capensis ecotype Gifberg chromosome 2, rHemCap1.1.pri, whole genome shotgun sequence encodes these proteins:
- the RPS15 gene encoding 40S ribosomal protein S15: MAEVEQKKKRTFRKFTYRGVDLDQLLDMSYEQLMQLYSARQRRRLNRGLRRKQHSLLKRLRKAKKEAPPMEKPEVVKTHLRDMIILPEMVGSMVGVYNGKTFNQVEIKPEMIGHYLGEFSITYKPVKHGRPGIGATHSSRFIPLK; encoded by the exons GCGGAAGTGGAACAGAAGAAGAAGCGGACCTTCCGGAAGTTCACCTACCGGGGCGTTGATCTGGACCAACTCCTGGACATGTCCTA TGAGCAGCTGATGCAGCTCTACAGCGCCCGCCAGCGCAGGCGGCTGAATCGTGGCCTGCGCCGCAAGCAGCACTCGCTCCTCAAGCGCCTGCGCAAGGCCAAGAAGGAGGCCCCGCCCATGGAGAAGCCCGAAGTGGTGAAGACCCACCTGCGTGACATGATCATCCTTCCAGAGATGGTGGGCAGCATGGTGGGCGTGTACAACGGGAAGACCTTCAACCAGGTGGAGATCAAG CCTGAAATGATCGGCCATTACTTGGGAGAGTTCTCCATCACTTACAAGCCTGTGAAACACGGCCGGCCAGGAATCGGGGCCACGCACTCATCTCGTTTCATTCCTCTGAAGTGA